One Eriocheir sinensis breed Jianghai 21 chromosome 61, ASM2467909v1, whole genome shotgun sequence genomic window, atgagaaagcaAGTGaccgttttacacacacacacacacacacacacacacacacacacacacacacacatacttacttGCCCAAGAAGCTcatgtcctccttttccttcgcctccttctccaAGTCGACAACACTCTCCGCATCACTCTTGTCCTTgttctccttgtcctcgtccacTGTCTCCgtacccttctcctccttgcccttcttctcccctcctcctcctccctccttctcctccttgctttgtaccttcccgtccttcccctctttatcagtTTCCTTCTTCCCGTCTTCTTTGTTAGTGCTGgatttgttgttttccttgttgtcctcctcctcctcctcctccttcttctccgattccttctccttcttcttctcagcctccttctccttcttcttctcctccgcctccttctcctccttctccttggccTCTGCTgcgcgttcctcctcctcctccttctccaggtcTTCTATGGTCTCCCCGGCGTCgagtctcctcttcttctcctcctcccgctcctctttcctcttctgcttctcctcctcctccttccgtttcttCTCCTCGGCCGCCTtccgctcctccgcctccttctccttgcgCTCATATTCCTCCAGTTCCTTGTTTATCCTCTTCAGGAACTCCTTGATTGGCtcctggaagagagagggagagggtgagagatggaaggaaggaaggaacgagggagagtgagagagagagggagggtgagtgaaggaaggaaggagaatgtatAATCTAACCTAccgagcctaacctaacctaaccagactcAAAGTAACATaccctaacctaatgtaacctaaccaaaccttacttaACCTGAACAAACCAACCCCAAGTCTGTCTTACACTACTCCAAGACACTTCTACTTAATTCAAGCCTCTcatacctatccttacctaacctagtctaCCCCAGGCCTCTCCTACTTTAACCTAACCCACCCTAAGCCTGTCCTAGCTAATCTTACCCTGCCCCAACCCATCCAAAGACTCCTACctcaccctacctaacctaaaTTAACCTCAGTATCCCCTACCTTACCCCaacttattctaacctaacccaaacctctcctaacctaatctaattctAACCTACCCCAACCCTCTCCTAACCAAACCTCTCCTACCTATCTGAACCTAACTTGCCCTACCCTACCCCAAACCTCTCCTAATCTACCCCCAGCCCCTTGTACCATTGGCTTCCCCTCCATGACATAGGGGACGATATAGAATgaccccaacccaacctaacttaaccttccctaCCCTAAGGCAAACATCAATGTGACCTCAGCCtctcctaccctaccctacccccaCCCCTTGTACCTTTGGCTCCCCTCCATGATATAAGGGACGATGCAGAATGACCCCAACcgaacctatcctaacctaccctacccttagGCAAACATTTACATGACCCCAGCctctcctaaccttaccttaccctaccataCCCCCAGCCCCTTGTACCTATGGCTTCCCCTCCATAACAAGAGATGATATAGATggatcccaacctaacctaacctgactttacctaccctaccctaaggCAAACCTCTCCTATGTGACCCCAGCCTCTactaaccttaccctaccctgcCCCAATCCCCTGTACCTTTGGTTTCCCCTCCATGACGTAAGGGACAATGAAGGAGGGCGCCTCTATCACGTAGGCATCATCCTGAAGGTGTCCCAGGCTGTTGTAGTACTGCTGGAGCTGGGCAAGGTGCTGGGAATTCATGGGGACCTGGCCACCCTGGGAGAGCAGCAcctgggggagagaaagggtgagagggtgaagggaggtgagaagggtgAATAATGAGGAGTTTGCGAGAGTTGGAAGGGAGAAATGAcaacagacaggaaggaaggaagggaatggggaccTGGCCACCCTGGGAGAGCAGCAcctgggggagagagaaagggtgagagggtgaagggaggtgagaagggtgAATAATGAGGAGTTTGTGAGAGTTGGAAGGGAGAAATgacaacaggaaggaaggaagggaatgggggaccTGGCCACCCTGGGAGAGCAACAcctgggggagagagaaagggtgagagggtgaagggaggtgagaagggtgAATAATGAGGAGTTTGTGAGAGTTGGAAGGGAGAAATgacaacaggaaggaaggaagggaatgggggaccTGGCCACCCTGGGAGAGCAACACCTGGGGGAGAGAGGGTCAGGGGGAGGTGATAAgggttaataataaaaataaagagtaaataaagaaagtaatGAGGGATTTGAGAGCAAGAGAATTATTACAACcttactatacacacacacacacacacacacacacacctgctggagGGCCGTGATATAGGCCGACTGGAGTCCCTGGGCCGGCGCTCCCCCTGTGATGGCCTGGATGGCACTCTGTATGttgaggttggtggtggtggtggtggaggtggaggtggagcggTTGGTGAGGGTCTGGACCGGCGTGGAGGAGGTGGACTGAGCGACGGCAGCGGCTAGATTCCCTTGGTTCTTGAGCAGCGTGTTGGTGTCGATGATAATGACGTTGGGGTCTTTTGTTTTGATCTGGGGACAACGGGGAACAAGGGGACGGTTAGGGACGGGAGACAGTTGATGATGGTGAGAAGATAGTGAAGATGGCTGAAGGTGAATGAAAGATGGTGAGATAAGATGAATGATGATAAGAGTCGTTAGGGTTCTTTGTTTTGATCTGGGGACAATGGGGAACAAGGAGACAGTTAGGGACGGGAGACAGTTGATGATGGTGAGAAGATAGTGAAGATGGCTGAAGGTGAATGAAAGATGGTGAGATAAGATGAATGATGATAAGTCGTTAGGGTTCTTTGTTTTGATCTGGGGACAACGGGGAACAAGGGGACGGTTAGGGACGGGAGACAGTTGATGATGGTGAGAAGATAGTGAAGATGGCTGAAGGTGAATGAAAGATGGTGATATAAGATGAATGATGATAAGAGTCGTTAGGGTTCTTTGTTTTGATCTGGGGACAATGGGGAACAAGGAGACAGTTAGGGACGGGAGACAGTTGATGATGGTGAGAAGATAGTGAAGATGGCTGAAGGTGAATGAAAGATGGTGATATAAGATGAATGATGATAAGAGTCGTTAGGGTTCTTTGTTTTGATCTGGGGACAACGGGGAACAAGGGGACGGTTAGGGACGGGAGACAGTTGATGATGGTGAGAAGATAGTGAAGATGGCTGAAGGTGAATGAAAGATGGTGAGATAAGATGAATGATGATAAGAGTCATTAGGGTTCTTTGTTTTGATCTGGGGACAATGGGGAACGAGGGACGATTAGGGACAGGAGACGGTTGGGGACGGTCAAGGTATGGATAGTGATGTTAATAATGGTGAATATAGGAATGAATGAAGGTGAAATAAGAGGATGAATGATGATAGTGTGGTTGGGGTTCTTTGTTTTGATTAAGGACAATGGAGAACAAGGGGACGGTTAGGGACGGGGGACAAagatgaatggagaggaaaagaagggtgaatggaggaggaaaacaatctTGACATTAAAATagacaaaattatataaaaaagagcAATTTAACCTTAATTTCAAACTATGGACAACACAATgacccaaaacaaaaacaaaaaatatgaaaaacaaaaaaataacatgaacttTGAAAATATAGACAACAGAGTGCCTCAAAAAACAAGACAttccaatatattgaaaataaataaataaataaataaaataacatgaacttTGAAAATACAGACAACAAAGTGGCACAAAAAATACAGACAttagaatatataaataaataaaaactcgtAGGTCCACCGAAACTCAAACAACCCGACCCCAAACAACCCAACCAAACGTAAACAAACTCAACCACACCTCTGATCCTTTGGGGAGACTCACAGtgatctccttcttctccttctggaTCTTCTTGACCTCCGCGTCGCTGATCGCCAACGGGTCGCTCTCCTCGATCATCTCAATGTCACTCGAGTCGTCCCTGATGACTTCGTTCGTAATCTTcacatcatcgtcatcctccgtGTACTTCTTTGGGGTCTTCCGAGCGCGCAACTGCCGCGTcgggatgacctctggggtgtcGCTGTgatgcttcttcttcttgcttgGGGTGGCAGTGGTTGCTGTGGTGGTCGAGGTGGTGGTTTCCCCGTTAATGGTGTCTTTGGTGGATGATGTGGATGTCGAAGTGGAGTCATCCTTCTTGGTTTTTTCACTGTTtccagagtcgttttttgatccttcttcctctccctctcctccttccttcttcacctcttcctccttcttcttcttcttcccttctgagtcttccttctcctccttctcttccttcaccgcctccgtttccatttttttctcttcttcctcctcctcctcctcttccttgtctgtaGTGGCTAAgcgtccttcctcttcttcttcctcctcctcctcttcttcctcgtcttcttcgctctttcctccaccttcatctcctcctccacctccgcctccttggTCCTCatttgcctcctctccctcctccatcttcacctcctcctcctcctcctcgtcttcctcctcgtcctcctccttcatctccacatCCTCCATGCTTCCATTAGTCTCCcctgccgctgcctcctcctcctcctcatcctcttcctcgtcctcgtcctcctcctcttcttctcttccctctccttcttcctctgtgttcTTCTCCATGTCTCCGTTTATCTGtggtttctctgtctctccgttCTGCATTCTCCGtacgtcctccacctccttcattccGTTGATGGCCTTGACTTTCTCTCCATCTGCGaatgagggagatagagagaatgagGATAAACTATGGAATAACAGAaatacataagaacacagggacacacagacacataagaAACATAACATTAGACTATCTGTGAATGAGGGAGATAGGAGAatgagaataaatgaaggaataacaGAAATACATAAGAACAGAGGGACACAGACACATAAGAAACATAACATTAGACTATCTGTGAatgagggagataggagagaatgaGGATAAATGAAGGAGATAACAGAAATACATAAGAACAGAGGGACACAGACACATAAGAAACATAACATTAGATTATCTGTGAatgagggagataggagagaatgagaataaatgaaggagataacAGAaatacataagaacacagggacacacagacacataagaAACATAACATTAGATTATCTGCAAATGAGGGAGATAGGAGGGAATGAGGATAAATGAGGAATAGGggaaatacataaaaacacaaacacacacacacaaaagaacataagaacataagaacgtaaagagtctgcaagaggctggtaggtctatacaaggtagctcctgtaaTTCTAACCCCccccttacctcactatccatgaatttatccaatctcttcttgaatgtatctatggtattggcacccacaacatcactgccaagcctgttccactcatccaccactctgtgaaccaattcttgcctatgtctttgctgaatctgaatttatataACTTAAGATCATTGATACGTGTCCTACATGGCTCTttaacaaccaaaaccctattgacatccccttcattaaagcccttcatccaattATAAACTTCaataaggtctcctcgcaaccttcgcccttctagagagtgtagatttaaatgcttcagtctgtcctcataaggcaagtttctcaccccctgaatcatttttgtcatcctcctctgtacagattctaacaccttgatatccattctatagtagggtgaagaagggaagaagaaggaggagaagaaatacgaatgatagatagaagggaagaagcggaatatagagaaaaaggaagaggggttaAGAAAGAGGGAATTAGAGACAAACGAAGATAAacgaaaaggagagatagaaagttaaagaaaaggaagagaaagaaactagataacaaaagataaaacaaaaataaacaacaaaaaatagaggtagagagagagaaagagggaagaggcagaaaatatgataaagaaggaattaaggaaatggagagagagagagagagagagagagagagagagagagagagagagagagaaggaaagagaaagggtttggggagagagagagagcaatggaaaaggttaaacaaggaagaggaggaggaagaagaggaggaagaggaggaggaggaggggaatgaaagggcaGATAATGACAACAGAAgatcagagaggaggaagaggaggaggaggaggaagaggaggaggaggaggaggaagaggaggaggaggaggaggaatagagaagggaggggaatcaCATTAGctacagggagaggaaaggaagggaggaaaaagggaggaaggaaagggaggaaagggagagcttgtaacatttcctatccttaacacacacacacacacacacacacacacacacacacacacattttctttaattttcttaaatagagagagagagagagagagagagagagagagagagagagagagagagagagagagagagaaaaaaattaagctcATCAAATCATATGTACACACacaatatatttattttctctaccaaaaaaaataaataaataaataaataaataaataaataaataaatcatatacatacacatatacatacatagactcaatacgtacacacacacacacaaagacacgcaCATggctatacatatatacatgacTGTTTTCACTAACCCATGGAAGTGTCAGCCACCCCTGTCTGAGCCTCACTCTCGGacatactggtggtggtggtggtggtggtgattggtggtgatgatggtggtggtgatggtggtggtggtggtggtgatctccctctccacctgtaaGAATGAATTAGAGATTAGAGATAGAGAAAATGCTGTTTGGTgtgtgatatctctctctctctctctctctctctctctctctctctctctctctctctctctctctctctctctctctctctctctctctctctctctctctctctctctctctctctctgaattagtcttttttttacctccatgaAAATCAATgatgtataattctctctctctctctctctctctctctctctctctctctctctctctctctctctctctctgtgagttAGTACCTTTTCCTGAAAATCAAtaactttcctatttttctctctctctctctctctctctctctctctctctctctctctctgtttttctcattTCTATCTTACTCatcaacttcctctctctctctctctctctctctctctctctctctctatcttactCATCAACTTCCTCtgacccccccttctctccctctctcacacacacacacatcctcttctttctctctctttttcaagcATAATATTTCCTTTAGTAAAttttcctattccctccctttctctctctctctctctctctctctctctctctctctctctctctctctctcacacacacaattatatagACTTAAAACAACAAACAGCTTTACGGGTACAAGTTTGACCCTAATCGTAGCCAAACACACACAGTTATACTCTCGAACACTCgtcactaaaaatatatatatcgtatACGTAACCATGCAGTGACTTAtcaaccgactgactgactgagtgactgactggctgagtggctgaccaACCGAATGATTGACTGAGTGGCTGGACGAGTGAGTGATTGGCCTTCCCGCATTACGAAAAAGGACAGACCAAGAACTATATAGACAAGAACtagcccccttcctttccccctttcttcccaaaTTCGAGGAGATTAATAAGGTTTTCATGAGTTTGATAAAGAgatatggcagagagagagagagagagagagagagagagagagagaatgaaaagagagggagaggagagaatagagagaaggatcGAAGGGTAGATTTGGATGAggttgagagagaaggaaaggagaggaaatatagaaatgagaaaaaagaatatgtgtgtgtgtgtgtgtgtgtgcacgtgtgtgtgtgtgtgtgtacctatgcaTGTTTTAACAGTATACCACACaatccagtacacacacacacacacacacacacacacacgcacacacaccatttACAATACAAACGTAATATATCCAATAAAAACACTAATACAATAACACACATTTTTGGGGGTACTGTATGACCTTTGTggggtgaggtcaggtcaggtaaggtcaggctAGCATGTATATACAAGGTCAGGGATGCTTGTAAACAGACTTGAACCTTAGTGTAAACAGACATACTTGACCTTACCGACCTACAAActtaaaaggtaaaaaaaggtatgtaaggTCAAACTaggggtgtatatgtgtgtgtgtaaataaggtCACAGTAATGTAAACAGCAAATAAGGTCAGGAGTGAGCATAAACAGACTTATATTTGACCTTCCTGACCCACAGACATATCTTAGAAGGTAAAAATAGGTAAGGTCAGGCTAGGgtatatttctgtctgtctgtaaataAGGTCAGAGGTATTGTAACCAGACTTAATACTTGACCTTCCTGACCCACAAACATATCTTAGAAGGTACAGGTAAGGTCAAGTTAGTAtacgtttctgtctgtctgtaagcaAGGCCAGGGTAATTTAAACAGAAAACAAGGTCACAGGGTATTGTAAACACTTATATTTGACCTTCCTACCCTACAAACTTATATATAAATGCACAAACAGGTCAAGTTAGTATATGTTTCCGTCTGTCTGTAAACAAGGTCACGATAATGTAAACAGTAAAAAGGTCACAGGGGATTGTAAACAGACATAACCTGACCTTCCTGACCCACAACCCATCTTATGAATACAAATGAGTTAGGTATGAGTTGGTAAGGTCATGGTATGTTTGAGTACCTTCTGTGAACAAGGGCAAGGGTGTGAAAATAAGGTCAGAGGTATAGAACTGTAAACAAACTAATATATGACCTTCCTGACCTAAAAACCTATCTTAGAAGTACAAAAAAACTTATGTATATGAATAGAttaggatattattattattattatttgtgtgtgtgtgtgtgtgtgtgtgtgtgtgtgaagaagaatgTTGAGATAATTGCtgggtataagagagagagagagagagagagagagagagagagagagagagagagagagagagagagagagagagagagagagagagagagagagagagagagagagagagagagagagagagagagaaagctagggTTCACTGAGGTCATTCTACTcaagactaacacacacacacacacacacacacacacacatcttagaAGGTAATATTAAGAAAGGTCAGGCTAgggtatatttgtctgtctgtaaatAAGGTCAGAGGTCATGTGGTGTTAAGTCTGTCAATGCTCATAAGGTCCATTGGTGCACGATATTAAACCTCTTATCATTAGTCTCATAAGTTGTTTTTTCTAATGCGTAATGCGGGTTGATGATTCAGTGATGTATTGATGTTGGTAATTTGACTTCTCTGTATTTTGGGGGTATTACGTATTCAGCAAgatattttaacccggtagcagcggggatcatgtttcttaatggtccctctaagcgagaaaaatgagaaaaaatcatcactcacacaaaccatttcataatatatatcaaggcatttgtgaccagtttatgcatcatctatttttgggggtttatatcatggcacaaatttgccccgtcactgctacacggtaaagccacaaatttggcccgtcactgctacacagtaaagccacaaatttggcccgtcactgctacacggtaaagccacaaatttggcccgtcgctgctacacggtaaagccacaaatttggcccgtcactgctacacggtaaagccacaaatttggcccgtcgctgctacacggtaaagccacaaatttgtcccgtgcTCATTAATTATACACATttgccccgtcactgctacacggtaaagccacaaatttggcccgtcactgctacacggtaaagccacaaatttggcccgtcactgctacacggtaaagccacaaatttgtcccgtcactgctacacggtaaagccacaaatttggcccgtcactgctacacggtaaagccacaaatttggcccgtcactgctaccatgTTAATAGCTCATTTGACTTTATATTAATTATTTATATTTGCTGGTTAATGATATAGTGATGTTCTGATCTTGGTAATTTggcttttctgtatttttttttggtattaaGCATTCAATTTTATATCTCAACACCTCATTTGACTTCATATTAATCATTTTTATATCacggtatatttatatttatttttttcatattactgTAATTTTTCTACTTTAACCTTTACCCAAATTCTTGCAGCCTAATCGCACTTTATATTAACCGCCCTCGATCAAACTCCACATGGGACCTTTGCCTTGCACCTCAGTCCCTCACACACCTTCCCGGGTCACCTGTCGCCTCGTTTAACACCCCTACCTACCCCTGAACCTGATCTAGTTACGTTGatgccttcccttcctgccttgaaAGACCCCATGACCCGATGTGACCTATTTCAATGCATTAACAGTGTCCTTCATGGGTGCAACTTAATGTCAAAAATAACGCGATGTGACCTACTCCAATACAGTAACGCTAGCCTCCTTCACCATCTCGTAACAGTGTGAAATATGATGTAATGTTCAGTACCATAacttattttaatttgtatatatttctggcTCTCTGTAAGCAATATCAGGTCATGTAAACAGTAAACAAGGTCAGGGGGAGATTGTAAACAGGCTTATGACATGACCTACCCCGTGTAAACTGCCAGATGCATGTTTTAAAAGTATATGTATGGAAAGATATTCAATGTGACCTATTTTACCAGCACCAATACCCTTCATAAACACATATTAGCAGTCGAAAATAACCTAATGTAACGTATTTTA contains:
- the LOC126986473 gene encoding MOG interacting and ectopic P-granules protein 1-like isoform X7, translating into MSESEAQTGVADTSMDGEKVKAINGMKEVEDVRRMQNGETEKPQINGDMEKNTEEEGEGREEEEEDEDEEEDEEEEEAAAGETNGSMEDVEMKEEDEEEDEEEEEEVKMEEGEEANEDQGGGGGGGDEGGGKSEEDEEEEEEEEEEEEGRLATTDKEEEEEEEEEKKMETEAVKEEKEEKEDSEGKKKKKEEEVKKEGGEGEEEGSKNDSGNSEKTKKDDSTSTSTSSTKDTINGETTTSTTTATTATPSKKKKHHSDTPEVIPTRQLRARKTPKKYTEDDDDVKITNEVIRDDSSDIEMIEESDPLAISDAEVKKIQKEKKEITVSLPKGSEIKTKDPNVIIIDTNTLLKNQGNLAAAVAQSTSSTPVQTLTNRSTSTSTTTTTNLNIQSAIQAITGGAPAQGLQSAYITALQQVLLSQGGQVPMNSQHLAQLQQYYNSLGHLQDDAYVIEAPSFIVPYVMEGKPKEPIKEFLKRINKELEEYERKEKEAEERKAAEEKKRKEEEEKQKRKEEREEEKKRRLDAGETIEDLEKEEEEERAAEAKEKEEKEAEEKKKEKEAEKKKEKESEKKEEEEEEDNKENNKSSTNKEDGKKETDKEGKDGKVQSKEEKEGGGGGEKKGKEEKGTETVDEDKENKDKSDAESVVDLEKEAKEKEDMSFLGKWEPYYRSALGKFMLELGLNQAQEFLQADLLRMQKRKLEKMKTQPSREGIMAMKLLEKQLEVTRKKNSHLQVPLKICKFCTFKTESQMVMERHLESPHMVNYTYKCNFCEFETRGPQVILFHMEAEHNTRGRLERAPAFFQCSLCPYEDNNKSKMTRHSFSCSKKYKPEKNCELLDWEPPAKIPKVLHHHRPVNTILPPPSVTQIHRGRPNTLGKAFEPVKMPNLLPKNLAGMNISIQSAGGTNLLPSSTVSIAAGRGRGRPVGSYKNPGPLPSQGRAINTVHGSGSQQFTLGNQMFQSTARVQRILPSSSSSSPVSLIPGLGASSSITIQSVQSKGGNTKSPQQPSISITPLPRAGQQLSQGSGTKSSSTGRGDSGGNPSFVICEICDGYIKDLEQLRNHMNLIHKVKIHPKMIYNRPPLNCQKCQHRFFTDQGLERHLLGTHGLVTSSMQEAANKGKDAGRCPICGKVFQWKLLNHVSRDHKMTLKPAHLSYKCTVCTATFNMYRLFENHVYSAHSVVNKNKDGGKKQSSSGGSSESPLKINDEITIIPQPVTSKSKSSSSNSTSTSTNSSSTSSSNSSSDKISKKSDSSTPTMSKEITITKVGSRPTRRSGGGGGVEVISLDESPKKSENSTSSSKKRTHKDTVGNSTKKSRTSS
- the LOC126986473 gene encoding MOG interacting and ectopic P-granules protein 1-like isoform X5, coding for MSESEAQTGVADTSMDGEKVKAINGMKEVEDVRRMQNGETEKPQINGDMEKNTEEEGEGREEEEEDEDEEEDEEEEEAAAGETNGSMEDVEMKEEDEEEDEEEEEEVKMEEGEEANEDQGGGGGGGDEGGGKSEEDEEEEEEEEEEEEGRLATTDKEEEEEEEEEKKMETEAVKEEKEEKEDSEGKKKKKEEEVKKEGGEGEEEGSKNDSGNSEKTKKDDSTSTSTSSTKDTINGETTTSTTTATTATPSKKKKHHSDTPEVIPTRQLRARKTPKKYTEDDDDVKITNEVIRDDSSDIEMIEESDPLAISDAEVKKIQKEKKEITVSLPKGSEIKTKDPNVIIIDTNTLLKNQGNLAAAVAQSTSSTPVQTLTNRSTSTSTTTTTNLNIQSAIQAITGGAPAQGLQSAYITALQQVLLSQGGQVPMNSQHLAQLQQYYNSLGHLQDDAYVIEAPSFIVPYVMEGKPKEPIKEFLKRINKELEEYERKEKEAEERKAAEEKKRKEEEEKQKRKEEREEEKKRRLDAGETIEDLEKEEEEERAAEAKEKEEKEAEEKKKEKEAEKKKEKESEKKEEEEEEDNKENNKSSTNKEDGKKETDKEGKDGKVQSKEEKEGGGGGEKKGKEEKGTETVDEDKENKDKSDAESVVDLEKEAKEKEDMSFLGKWEPYYRSALGKFMLELGLNQAQEFLQADLLRMQKRKLEKMKTQPSREGIMAMKLLEKQLEVTRKKNSHLQVPLKICKFCTFKTESQMVMERHLESPHMVNYTYKCNFCEFETRGPQVILFHMEAEHNTRGRLERAPAFFQCSLCPYEDNNKSKMTRHSFSCSKKYKPEKNCELLDWEPPAKIPKVLHHHRPVNTILPPPSVTQIHRGRPNTLGKAFEPVKMPNLLPKNLAGMNISIQSAGGTNLLPSSTVSIAAGRGRGRPVGSYKNPGPLPSQGRAINTVSSGSLLYTNRGTTTTTTVHGSGSQQFTLGNQMFQSTARVQRILPSSSSSSPVSLIPGLGASSSITIQPSISITPLPRAGQQLSQGSGTKSSSTGRGDSGGNPSFVICEICDGYIKDLEQLRNHMNLIHKVKIHPKMIYNRPPLNCQKCQHRFFTDQGLERHLLGTHGLVTSSMQEAANKGKDAGRCPICGKVFQWKLLNHVSRDHKMTLKPAHLSYKCTVCTATFNMYRLFENHVYSAHSVVNKNKDGGKKQSSSGGSSESPLKINDEITIIPQPVTSKSKSSSSNSTSTSTNSSSTSSSNSSSDKISKKSDSSTPTMSKEITITKVGSRPTRRSGGGGGVEVISLDESPKKSENSTSSSKKRTHKDTVGNSTKKSRTSS
- the LOC126986473 gene encoding MOG interacting and ectopic P-granules protein 1-like isoform X8, with protein sequence MSESEAQTGVADTSMDGEKVKAINGMKEVEDVRRMQNGETEKPQINGDMEKNTEEEGEGREEEEEDEDEEEDEEEEEAAAGETNGSMEDVEMKEEDEEEDEEEEEEVKMEEGEEANEDQGGGGGGGDEGGGKSEEDEEEEEEEEEEEEGRLATTDKEEEEEEEEEKKMETEAVKEEKEEKEDSEGKKKKKEEEVKKEGGEGEEEGSKNDSGNSEKTKKDDSTSTSTSSTKDTINGETTTSTTTATTATPSKKKKHHSDTPEVIPTRQLRARKTPKKYTEDDDDVKITNEVIRDDSSDIEMIEESDPLAISDAEVKKIQKEKKEITVSLPKGSEIKTKDPNVIIIDTNTLLKNQGNLAAAVAQSTSSTPVQTLTNRSTSTSTTTTTNLNIQSAIQAITGGAPAQGLQSAYITALQQVLLSQGGQVPMNSQHLAQLQQYYNSLGHLQDDAYVIEAPSFIVPYVMEGKPKEPIKEFLKRINKELEEYERKEKEAEERKAAEEKKRKEEEEKQKRKEEREEEKKRRLDAGETIEDLEKEEEEERAAEAKEKEEKEAEEKKKEKEAEKKKEKESEKKEEEEEEDNKENNKSSTNKEDGKKETDKEGKDGKVQSKEEKEGGGGGEKKGKEEKGTETVDEDKENKDKSDAESVVDLEKEAKEKEDMSFLGKWEPYYRSALGKFMLELGLNQAQEFLQADLLRMQKRKLEKMKTQPSREGIMAMKLLEKQLEVTRKKNSHLQVPLKICKFCTFKTESQMVMERHLESPHMVNYTYKCNFCEFETRGPQVILFHMEAEHNTRGRLERAPAFFQCSLCPYEDNNKSKMTRHSFSCSKKYKPEKNCELLDWEPPAKIPKIHRGRPNTLGKAFEPVKMPNLLPKNLAGMNISIQSAGGTNLLPSSTVSIAAGRGRGRPVGSYKNPGPLPSQGRAINTVSSGSLLYTNRGTTTTTTVHGSGSQQFTLGNQMFQSTARVQRILPSSSSSSPVSLIPGLGASSSITIQSVQSKGGNTKSPQQPSISITPLPRAGQQLSQGSGTKSSSTGRGDSGGNPSFVICEICDGYIKDLEQLRNHMNLIHKVKIHPKMIYNRPPLNCQKCQHRFFTDQGLERHLLGTHGLVTSSMQEAANKGKDAGRCPICGKVFQWKLLNHVSRDHKMTLKPAHLSYKCTVCTATFNMYRLFENHVYSAHSVVNKNKDGGKKQSSSGGSSESPLKINDEITIIPQPVTSKSKSSSSNSTSTSTNSSSTSSSNSSSDKISKKSDSSTPTMSKEITITKVGSRPTRRSGGGGGVEVISLDESPKKSENSTSSSKKRTHKDTVGNSTKKSRTSS